A region of the Peromyscus leucopus breed LL Stock chromosome X, UCI_PerLeu_2.1, whole genome shotgun sequence genome:
ATGTCAAACTGGATCCAAGGGCAGCAGGAACTACTGCTGCCATGTCCAAGAAGGAAGGTGCATGTTCTCAGCGGAGAGCAGGCTAGGGGCAGTGTTGTGATGACATGGACACTATCACTGGCAGGCAGTGCAGAAGCAAGAACAGCAGACAGTCAGGGTGACGTGCGTGCAAAACTTGTTGCAGCCCTagtagaggatgtggagaaagtagGGATACTCCTAGATGCTAGCTGGAGCCCTGGGCACATGGTTGGACCACTGTGGAATGGAAAGCCCAGGGTGAAAGTAGGATCATTAGAGCAAGTTTTGCTGCTCTAATTGGTGACTGGATCCTAGAGCTTAGAGCTTGGGAGGTCCCAGGTGTAAAGTGCCCCCCAAAGAGAGGTAACAGCAAGGGCATGGGCAGACAGGAGGTGAGCTAGCCTAGTCAgaaaaggtggaagaagaaaggcatGGCACTTCCAGAAGTAGGGTGCAGTCAACTGAAGCCCCTGACTCAATAAACCAATAAATGGGCCTTTACCTCAAAGCTAGAGGGCTTTAAGGATGGGCCTTGTGTCTACCCCATCCTACTCTGTTCCCCAGGACCCTGTCCTGCTAAGCCTGAGTCCTCAGTGGGGTCCCCAGTCAGGGGGTACCCAGCTCACCATCCATGGGCAGTACCTCCAGACAGGAGGCAACATCAGGGCCTTTGTAGGTGACCAACCTTGCCTCATGTAAGTATCCAACACAGCTCACCTGTCAAAATGAGCCTGGCCACTGTCAAATGGAGGACCATCCTATACAATGGGGCAGTGCATTCAAGGCTTCCTTGAAATTCTAAACGAAGTGGTACTAGCAACCTCTGCCCCTGCTGAGGGAAGCATGTGGGTCTCTTCCTGAAGGACTGGGCCAGGTCTAAGGCTGAGCCCAAAGTAAGAATATCCCTTCCCCTGCAGCCAGGAGCCTGTGTGTCCTGAAGCCATCATATGCCACACCATGCCccaagcagagccaggagaagcAGTAGTCCTTGTAGTCTTTGGACATGTTGAGCGCAAACTGCTCACCACCCCATTTCGATATACTACCaatccccagctggtggcagcAGAGCCTAGTGTCAGTTTTCGGGGGTGAGTACTTGGCCAACCTGCAGTGGACTACTGGAAAGATAGGGTACTAAGGCTGAGCTACCCAAGATCCTCTCAACTCTCTGACTTCCATCCTGGCACAGGGGTGGACGACTGATTCGAGTCAGGGGTATAGGCCTAGATGTCGTGTGGCAGCCCTTGCTGTCTGTGTGGCTGGAGGATGAGGACCAGGTAAAGGCTTTGGGGGGCCAGGGCCAGGATGTGAACCCAAGGAGGAACTGCGGTGCCCCTGCTGCAGATCCCCAGGGTTGTATCCAGCTTGAGAGTGGCTTGCTACAGGTGAGTCCCCTACCACCACTAGCAGAGAATAGGGTCATCCCCAGGGAATGCTTAGTGAGGGGGCAGGGACGATCACCGAGACCACTCACTGATCTGCATTTCTATCCCCTCCAGTGCTCCACTCTGTGCTCTGTTAACTCATCTAGCCTCCTCCTGTGCCGCAGTCCAGCAGTGCCAGATGGGGCCATCCCAAAGAGGGTCTTCTTTGCCTTAGACAACATGCAAGTAGACTTTGCCAGTGCTAGTGGGGGCCAGGGATTTCTGTACCAGCCTAACCCTCGCCTGGTCCCACTTAGTCATGAAGGACTCACTCACCCTTACCGCCTCAAGCCAGGTCATGTCCTGGATGTGGAGGTAGGTGTGCCACCAGTGTGCCATTGCTTGGGCACTCATCACCCTgaggaggatgggggtgggattcCACAAGCTCAGGCTCCTGCTATGTGTCCCAGGGCGAGGGCCTCAACTTAGGGATCAGCAAGGAGGAGGTGCGGGTGCACATTGGGGATGGAGAGTGCCTGGTGAAGACGCTGACGCTTACTCATTTGTACTGCGAGCCACCCCACCACGCCCCTCAGCCTGCCAATGGTTCAGGCACCCTGCCTCAGTTCGTGGTGAGTGTGCGCCCCTGGTGGAGGGCCAGCATACTGTAGGCCCATGCTCAGGAGCCCTGCTCCCCCAGGTGCAGATGGGCAATGTGCGCCTGGCTCTGGGCCCTGTCCAGTATGAAGCAGAGCCCACGATGGCCACCTTTCCTGTGGAGGCCCAGgtgggcctgggcctgggtgcTACTGTGCTGATTGCTGCGGTTCTCCTCCTCACACTCATGTACAGGTGAGGATGCTCCCTCTTCAGCACATGTGGGCAAATTTCCCATGGCAGGCCCCAGGCCAGAGGCCATCCTAGTCTGGGCCTGTGGCTGATGCCTAACCTCTGGCTCCAGGCACAAGAGCAAGCAGGCCCTGAGAGACTATCAGAAGGTGCTGGTGCAGCTGGAGAACCTGGAGACTGGTGTGGGCGACCAGTGTCGCAAGGAGTTCACAGGTGTGTGAGGGTACAggtgggaggacagggaatcCACCAGGCCTGAACCCACATCTTTATGGGTCCTGGCCTGCAGACCTGATGACTGAGATGACAGACCTCACCAGTGACCTAGAGGCCAGTGGGATACCCTTCCTGGATTACCGGACATATGCTGAGCGTGCCTTCTTCCCCGGCCATGGTGGCTGCCCACTGCAGCCAGAGCTTGAAGGGCCTGGGGAAGAAGATCGCTGTGCCACTATGCACCAGGGCCTTACACAACTCTCCAATTTGCTCAACAGCAAGCTCTTCCTTCTCACAGTGAGAGCCACATGGATGGTGGGGACAGACAGGGAAGGGGAGTCTCAGCTGGtagggaggtggggctggggactGGCCAGACACAGGTAGGGACATGGCCACAGAATAGGGATGGTATGGGGCTTTGTGGAGTGAATACCAACTTCCTGCCTAGCTCATCCAcactctggaggagcagccaaaCTTTTCCCAGAGGGACCGCTGCCATGTGGCTTCACTGCTTTCCCTGGCTCTGCACAGCAAGCTTGAGTACTTGACCGACATCTTGAGAACTCTGCTTGGTGACCTAGCAGCCCATTATGTACACAGGAACCCTAAGCTCATGTTACGCAGGTTGGCCTTGacctgggtgtgggggcagggacagGGGCTCATCTCTGACCCATTCCCAATATATGCTGAGTGGGATCTGGCCCTGAGATCAAGAGCCAAGAACTCTAGGAGTGGGGTCAGAGAGAATTGTAGAATTATCCTCACCAGGGCCCTGGGACCTCCTTCACACAGGACAGAGACCATGGTAGAGAAGCTGCTCACCAACTGGCTATCCATCTGTCTCTATGACTTCTTAAAGGTGAGGGCACTTTCCAGCATGCCTCCCCAACACTTAGAAACTTCTGCCTGCTTGTGGTCTCCATAACTGCTGCCCCAATTCCCCAGGACCCCTGGCTGAGGCTTAGGGTGGGTCATCAAATGAAGGTCATGAGATCCTGTTCTCTGCTTGGTGGATCCATGAGAGGCCTAGGACAAGAGTGCTGGATAAGGGAAGGCATTGTGCTCCTTCTCCAGCTGACTGTTAAGCAGGGACAAAAAGGGCTTGGGGCCCAGCCCAGGGGCCTGTGTTAGCTGGCTGGCCTTTGCTAATCCTTGCTGTAGGCTGCTAACTACCCCTCCCAGTCCCACTATGTCCTCTGCTGGGCTTTACTGGGTCCATTAGCCCTGTGACCAATGTCCGGCACATCTTAACGGTTGTAGGAAGTGGCTGGTGAGCCACTGTACATGCTCTTCCGGGCCATCAAGTACCAGGTGGACAAGGGCCCTGTGGACGCTGTGACAGGCAAAGCAAAACGAACTCTGAATGATAGCCATCTGCTACGAGAGGATGTGGAGTTCCGGCCCTTGACCTTGATGGCACTAGTGCGACCTGAGTCTTGTGGGGTAGCAGGGAACAGCGAGGTGCAGCGAATGCCAGCCCGGGTGCTTGACATAGACACCATAACCCAAGTCAAGGAGAAGATGTTAGATCAAGTCTACAAGGGAACCCCCTTCTCCCAGAGGCCTTCAGTGCACTCCTTAGACCTTGGTGAGAAAGCCAGCCTTACTCCCTGCTCACCCACTGCTCCTCCCACACCTGCAGTTGCTCAGTTACTGCTAATAAGGAACTCAGGAAGCAGGCTGTGGGCTTATGGGCTTCTCTGAGTCCTTCTAGAGTGGCGCTCAGGACTAGCTGGTCACCTAACCCTGTCAGATGAGGACTTGACCTCCGTGACTCAAAACCACTGGAAGAGACTCAACACCCTGCAACACTACAAGGTGCTAATGGGCAGCAACAGGACAAGGTTGATGGGCAGGGACTGCCTCCAGAATTAACATGTGAAGGGAGCCCCTTTGCTTTCATTCCCCATCTGCAGGTCCCAGATGGAGCAACAGTGGTGCTCATTCCTCAGCTGCACAATGGTGACACTGTCTCCCAGAGACTGGGCCAGACTGGCTGCCCCTCTGGAGAGAGTGAGTCCCTTGGTCTAGACATGCTCATCTGCCAGGAGCACCAGCAGTGTTCGGGTGACCCAGGGTTAGATTCACTAGAACCCCAGGCTGGGCCAGTAGTCCTGGCCATCCTATCTGCCTCATCTGGGTTTCCTACTCCTCCTTGCCAGTGGGGTAGCCAAATCTCTAGGCTGAATCAAGTTGTGGAAATTCTGGATGCATGGGATGTCAGGATGAGCAAGTTCCTGAACCACCTCTCCCTCGTCCCATACCTtctccctccttgctctttccTCAACTCCACCCCAAGAGAAGTATGGGCTATATATCTTAGGTTGCATGTTGAGGGCAGAAGCATGGGGCTGAGGCCAAGGTTCTGTGCTCTTAGACATCCCCATGCTGGAAGATGGCGATGAGGGTGGAGTTAGGCTCTGGCACCTGGTGAAGGCCACTGAGGAGTCAGAAGGAGCCAAAGTGCGGCACAGCAGCCTCCGGGAACGAGAACGAGAACGGGCAGGAGCCAAGGCCATTCCTGAAATCTATCTCACCCGTTTACTTTCAATGAAGGTTGGTGCTGCCAGGGGAGCCAGGCAATGGAACAGGGTTGTCAAGGAATTATGACTGAGTTGAAGAGGAGGTGTGGTTCTGATGAAGCAGGGGTTAGCTCCCTTCACACCCTGCCTTCATATGGTCCTCATGACCTGCCTGCAGAGAACCTTGCAGAAGTTTGTGGATGACACCTTCCAGGCCATTCTTAGCGTGAATCGGCCTGTGCCTATTGCTGTTAAGTACCTATTTGACTTCCTGGATGAGCTGGCAGAGAAACATGGCATAGAGGATCCAGAGACCCTGCACATTTGGAAGACAAACAGGTACCTTTCCTGTTGacccctctccttcccactgtGTTGGTGGTCTATTGAATTTAAAAGGACATGTCCTCATCACGACAGGGTAGCAAgtccaagacaggaactcagactTTACAGCATCATCCTGAGTATCTGCCCTCACTCCCCAGCCTGGACTAATAATGGGAGAGTCCAAGCTCAGGTCACTTGGGCCATGAGGACAGCTTCTCATTGAAAACAAAGCCTGAGTTCCCTGCTGCCTAGGTCCCCAGCTTCAGGACAGACACCTATGTGGAGGAGTGGGGAGCTGAAATACAAGGGGAGGTCGCCACAACAGCAGGCCAGGCCTCATCTCCATACCTGACCTGTACCTACAGCCTACTGCTGCGATTCTGGGTGAATGCCTTGAAGAACCCACAGCTCATTTTTGATGTGCGGGTGTCAGACAACGAGGATGCCATCTTGGCTGTCATTGCACAGACCTTCATCGACTCCTGCATGGTCTCGGAGCATAAAGTGGGCAGGGTGAGGGCATAAGTAGGCTACTGGAGGCAAATAGAAGAAAAGTTTGTGGGGAAACCCAGTACAGAGCCTGGGTGCTGAGAGGGATGGTGTCATGGAAGTGGTACAGGTGGCTCTCCTACCCCCTGTTTACACTTCTCATCTCCTCTACCTGGAGCAGGATTCCCCAGTGAACAAACTGCTCTATGCCCGGGAGATCCCTCGATACAAGCAGATGGTGGAGAAGTAGGTATCAGAGCCTTTGGGGCTGGGGATCAGAGATACAGGCTCCTAACCCTGCTGACTTCTCCAGGTACTATGCAGACATTCACCAGAGCTCTCCAGCGAGCTATCAGGAGATGAACTCAGCTCTGGCTGAACTCTCTGGGGTGAGGCATGGCCCAGGGGACCTAGTCCTCCACATTTAGGGGGAGAGTAACTGGCAGAGTAGGAGTGGAGGGCCTTGGGTCTTGAGGTCTGGGATAAGATACTCACTGCCCTCCACATGCTACTCATAGAACTACACCTCTGCTCCCCACTGTCTGGAGGCTCTTCGAGAACTTTACAACCACATCCACAGGTATTATGACCAGGTGAGGCCAGAGCACTCTTGAGGGGAGCGGGTAGGCACTTGGAGGAGGTGTAGCTAAGACAATGACCCACAGAACCTCCCTGATGGGAAGATAGGGTTGGGGGTGGCCCAATCCAGATAaagggaatgaaggaagggagcCATCATGTGCTGGAAGGGCCCAGGTTGGGAGGTAGCCCTGGTTTTCACCAGGGCCTCCCTGGGCTGGTCTCCAGGAGAGCCCCTACTCTATCACCCAGGCCCTTGTTGAGATGGAGAAAGGACTGGATAGCCCTGGTCTGATGGGCAGAGGAGTGGGATTTCAGGCAGGTATACTCTACTGCCCTGACAGATTATCAGTGCCCTGGAGGAGGACCCCGTGGCCCAGAAGATGCAGCTGGCTTGCCGCCTGCAGCAGATCGCTGCCCTGGTGGAGAACAAAGTGACTGACTTGTGAACAAGAGCCACAGTGGTTACCTGAGACCTGCCAGCTTATAGAACAGTAGGCAGGATCCACGACCAAAGTGCTATATGTCCCTGACCAGGCAGTTCCTGAGGAGGGGTCAGCAGGACTATATAGAGTGCCTTCCATCACCCATCTGGCTTGTTTCTAATTTATAATGATCCCTACCATCTTTCCCActgtatttatttgcttgctgGAAAATCACATctggaaataaaatagaaacacatctttaaaaaaacaaaaaaacagtccTAATTCACCACCCCTGCTTTTCCCTGCCAAGTGTGAACTCTCAGTACTCCCTGGGGCTAAGGTGAGAGGCATGAATAAGGGTTGTGGGGGAACAACCTGCATCTTCACCTTCTAGATCTAGGATGCTACTTCTCCCAATACCAGGGTTTACTCCCCAGACACACCCAGACTCTGCACAGGGCTTCTCTACAAGCCTTTCGTCTGTTCACCTTTGCCCTTGGTCCAATGGCTGTAATCTGCCATCATTGGGGAAAGAAGTAACTAATCCTTCCATACTTTGCTCTGTCCCTCATTTCCTGACCTCTCAAGCCCGGCAGGGAGGCTATCGTCTCCATCTATGctagccctattttttttttttaagatttatttatgtattatgtatacagtgttctgcttgaatGTATGCTtagataccagaagagggcaccagatctcactatagatggttgtgagccactatgtggttactggaaattgaacccaggatcgctggaagagcagccaggagcCAATGCtattaacctctaagccatctctccagctccaccagttcttttcttttctttttttaatcataggACATTGGATAAAGTGTCTCCTACCTTGGGATAAGCACTGCCACTGCCAAGTCCCTTCCACTTCCTTCAGAAGTTTCTGGTTGGCTTCCTAGCTTCACTTTTGCCCCCCTTTTCTCATGTAGAAGCAATTAGAGTGGGTTCTCTAcctcttacactctttttttaaaaaaatttaatgtatgtatatggatgttttgcctgcacgtatgtctgtacCTCCCTTGTGTGCCTGATGtccaggaaggccagaagagggtatcagatcctctgggagctggggttacaaacatgtgagctatcatgtgggtgctgggaattgaacttggacaATAGTAGCCAGtattcttgaccactgagccatctctccaacccattttttgtttttaaagataaggtcccatgcatcccaggctggccttgaacttgctatgtatctggggatgaccttgaatttctgatccttctgagtactgagattacaggcacattcCACCACAACTGGTTTATGAAGGGCTGGGGATCAgtcccagggcttcatacatacTGGGCATCACTTGCCAACTGAATAGACTGTCCCAAGTCCCAGAGTTGAGTTTCTAAAGAGCAAAAGTACTTGTCCACTTTGCTGGAACTCCCCAGTGATATTCATAAACTCCAGATGAGGTTCTCAGTTGTTTCCCCAGTTCTAGAATTTTGTAGCATGCCAGCACATGACAGTCTCCAGTGTGCCTGTGTTGCTCTGAATGTTTCTGGGAACTTAATGCTTCCTGACTCCCTCAGTTACCATCCAGCTTATGGTCAGCAActgcagggtttttgttttcctggtggACGTGGCAAAGCTGGCCCACAGCAGGTACCTGCAAATGTTGCTGGAGACAGTCATCAAAGGCATAGGTGGCCAGCTCTGGAGCTAGGGGTAAGAGGCTATGCAAGTCAATGGTGATCTGAGGGGCCTGTTGCCTCTGATGGGAAGAATGAATTGCCTTTAACTCTTGCCCTTGACCCTTGCTCAGCCACATTTAGGGGTGATCTGGGCTCCCACCTGTATGGGGGAGGTCTgtgaattacaaaaaaaaaaaaaaaaaaaaaaaaaaaaaaaaaagctggaatcAGGGCAGAGAATGATCAAAGAGTGAGGTTCAGATGGGATTGGTAGGGGTCACCTAGAAGAATATTCACATGGTAGTGGGAAGTTCAAGAATGTATCAAGTGCCATGCAGCATTTGGAGAGAGCTCAGCCTAAGGATCTGATCACCATGTCAACTACATTCTTTCATAGGAGCCTCCTTTCCCCACAGCCCTACGGTGCAGGAGCTACAGACTGCTCCATCTCCATGTAGATGTTTTCtttggctggtcttgaactgtgGGGAATTGACCTAGGGACTGAGTCACTACTAATTCCAGCTTGGTGGCCCCCTGTCTCTAGAGTGTGGATGAAACAAAGGGGTTCTGCCTAGGGTTTGGGCTCTCCAGGGCTGCCATTGGTGCACTGCCCCCTCCCTATGCTGCATACCTTGCCCACAGCTGAGCAGCTGGGAGGCTATTTATAAAGGCGGTGAGATCAGCGGCAGAGGCTATAAATGCACTGGACACGGCTGAGCCCCACAGGAACAGTGGTCCAGTGCACCAGAGCTTTGGGCTGCGACACCAGGATGAGCGCCAGtgctggtggtagtggtggtgtggactgtggtggcagcagcagcagcaggtatGACCAGGCTGGGGAGACTGAGGTCCTTTGCTCCTTGTAAGCTCACTACCTGCATCCTCCCTTTTCACTCACAGCTCTCAGACTTCCTGTGGGCCTGAGTCCTCAGGCTCTGAATTAGCTCCAGTCACACCAGCACCTCGGTTGCTGCAGGGGCTCCTGGGTTCTGATGATGAGGAGCAGGAAGACCCCAAGGATTATTGCAAGGGTAAGGCCTGACCTTGGCTGCCATGTGGTCAGCCAGATTACTACTGCAGGGGCTCAGGGcagcctgggaggaagaaggTGCCCAGAGACTAGGGCCCTCGTGAGACAGATGATCAGCAGGACCAGGCTATCTTGAGGGATAGGGGAGAGAGATGTCCTACTCTGATCTATTGGCCTCCTTCTGCAGGTGGTTACTACCCAGTGAAGATAGGTGATTTGTTCAATGGGCGGTACCATGTGGTGCGCAAGCTAGGCTGGGGCCACTTCTCTACAGTCTGGCTCTGCTGGGATATTCAGTAAGTGGCTGGGATCTGCCTGTGGGTTTGGTTGAGCGCACCATGATGACCATGTGAGTCTGGCAAAGGCTGGCAGCCTATGAGGGTCTCCATTTTACAGGCGCAAGCGCTTCGTGGCCCTGAAAGTAGTGAAGAGCGCAGGGCATTACACAGAGACAGCTGTGGATGAGATCAAGCTCCTGAAATGTGTGAGGCACCTCCCCTACTGTTCCCGGCTTCTCGAACTGCCTTGGGCCTGGCAATGTGGATGCAGGGCCTGCTGGGGCCCTGCAGAGTGGGGCGGGGCTCCCAGAGGGGGCAGGTTCCAGCTGGCTCTGCCAAGTAAGAGGACCTGGAAGGCACAGACCTGAAAGAGGCAGCTGCCTCTCTTTAAGTGGGCCTCAGCTGGACTGAGAAAGGGGGCCAGAAGTGCTTCAGGGGAGCTGAGCAGCTGGTGAGGAGCAGGTTGGAGCCATCTGTGGCTCCTTGCCTTTTTGTTCCAGGTCCGGGACAGTGATCCTAGTGACCCCAAAAGAGAGACCATTGTTCAGCTCATTGATGACTTCAGGATCTCAGGAGTTAATGGAGTCCGTATCCTTTGAAGGATGAGCAA
Encoded here:
- the Plxnb3 gene encoding plexin-B3 isoform X2; translated protein: MVAPVMAPWPLFSLHLLLLFLLLPPLTRAHRFSVHNTSFNHLVLEPGQGTLYVGAVNHLFQLSPELKMEAVAVTGPVIDSPDCVPFHDLAECPQAQLTDNANQLLLVSSRAQELVACGQVRQGVCEKRSLGDVAQVLYQAEDPGDGQFVAANTPGVTTVGLVVPLPGRDLLLVARGLAGKLSAGVPPLTVRQLAGPQPFSSEGLGRLVVGDFSDYNNSYVGAFSDTHFAYFVFRRRGARAQAEYRSYVARVCLGDVNLYSYVEVPLACHGQGLIQAAFLAPDTLLGAFAAGTSQAQAALCAFPLADLDKSMEQARRLCYTTGGQGPSGMEEATVEYGVTSRCITLPPDSPESYPCGDEHTPSPIAGRRPLEAQPLLQLGQPISAVAALQADGHTIAFLGDTQGQLHKVFLNSSQSQIYHSQQVGPPGSAISPDLLVDNSGNHLYVLTAQQVDRILVAACPQFPNCTTCLQARDPLCGWCILQGRCTRRGECGRAAQPNQWLWSYEDNYCLHIQSLLPAQRPRQEQGQVTLSVPRLPTLAMDEYFHCAFGDYDSLAQVEGPHVVCVTPPGDQVPPNPPGSDHVTLPLALMFEDVVVAATTFSFYDCTAVQALEVAAPCRTCVGSLWRCHWCPQSSHCVYGEHCPEGEKTVYSAQEVDIQVRGPGTCPQVEGLASPQLVPVGWESHLALHIQNLHYFRGLPALYYCWLELPGKLQKLPAFLEETSKDSGLIHCQAQQFHPSMSQRELPVPIYVTRGESQRLDNAHDLHVTLYDCAVGHPDCSHCQAANGSLSCLWCGDGQPSCRYGPLCPPDTVEQLCPTPTIDVIEPLTGPPEGGLAITILGSNLGQAFNDVQNAVTVAGQPCNPDASLYRISARIVCVISPAPNGTAGPVQVAIKSRPPGISTQHFIYQDPVLLSLSPQWGPQSGGTQLTIHGQYLQTGGNIRAFVGDQPCLIQEPVCPEAIICHTMPQAEPGEAVVLVVFGHVERKLLTTPFRYTTNPQLVAAEPSVSFRGGGRLIRVRGIGLDVVWQPLLSVWLEDEDQVKALGGQGQDVNPRRNCGAPAADPQGCIQLESGLLQVSPLPPLAENRVIPRECLVRGQGRSPRPLTDLHFYPLQCSTLCSVNSSSLLLCRSPAVPDGAIPKRVFFALDNMQVDFASASGGQGFLYQPNPRLVPLSHEGLTHPYRLKPGHVLDVEGEGLNLGISKEEVRVHIGDGECLVKTLTLTHLYCEPPHHAPQPANGSGTLPQFVVQMGNVRLALGPVQYEAEPTMATFPVEAQVGLGLGATVLIAAVLLLTLMYRHKSKQALRDYQKVLVQLENLETGVGDQCRKEFTDLMTEMTDLTSDLEASGIPFLDYRTYAERAFFPGHGGCPLQPELEGPGEEDRCATMHQGLTQLSNLLNSKLFLLTLIHTLEEQPNFSQRDRCHVASLLSLALHSKLEYLTDILRTLLGDLAAHYVHRNPKLMLRRTETMVEKLLTNWLSICLYDFLKEVAGEPLYMLFRAIKYQVDKGPVDAVTGKAKRTLNDSHLLREDVEFRPLTLMALVRPESCGVAGNSEVQRMPARVLDIDTITQVKEKMLDQVYKGTPFSQRPSVHSLDLEWRSGLAGHLTLSDEDLTSVTQNHWKRLNTLQHYKVPDGATVVLIPQLHNGDTVSQRLGQTGCPSGENIPMLEDGDEGGVRLWHLVKATEESEGAKVRHSSLRERERERAGAKAIPEIYLTRLLSMKRTLQKFVDDTFQAILSVNRPVPIAVKYLFDFLDELAEKHGIEDPETLHIWKTNSLLLRFWVNALKNPQLIFDVRVSDNEDAILAVIAQTFIDSCMVSEHKVGRDSPVNKLLYAREIPRYKQMVEKYYADIHQSSPASYQEMNSALAELSGNYTSAPHCLEALRELYNHIHRYYDQIISALEEDPVAQKMQLACRLQQIAALVENKVTDL
- the Plxnb3 gene encoding plexin-B3 isoform X4, producing MVAPVMAPWPLFSLHLLLLFLLLPPLTRAHRFSVHNTSFNHLVLEPGQGTLYVGAVNHLFQLSPELKMEAVAVTGPVIDSPDCVPFHDLAECPQAQLTDNANQLLLVSSRAQELVACGQVRQGVCEKRSLGDVAQVLYQAEDPGDGQFVAANTPGVTTVGLVVPLPGRDLLLVARGLAGKLSAGVPPLTVRQLAGPQPFSSEGLGRLVVGDFSDYNNSYVGAFSDTHFAYFVFRRRGARAQAEYRSYVARVCLGDVNLYSYVEVPLACHGQGLIQAAFLAPDTLLGAFAAGTSQAQAALCAFPLADLDKSMEQARRLCYTTGGQGPSGMEEATVEYGVTSRCITLPPDSPESYPCGDEHTPSPIAGRRPLEAQPLLQLGQPISAVAALQADGHTIAFLGDTQGQLHKVFLNSSQSQIYHSQQVGPPGSAISPDLLVDNSGNHLYVLTAQQVDRILVAACPQFPNCTTCLQARDPLCGWCILQGRCTRRGECGRAAQPNQWLWSYEDNYCLHIQSLLPAQRPRQEQGQVTLSVPRLPTLAMDEYFHCAFGDYDSLAQVEGPHVVCVTPPGDQVPPNPPGSDHVTLPLALMFEDVVVAATTFSFYDCTAVQALEVAAPCRTCVGSLWRCHWCPQSSHCVYGEHCPEGEKTVYSAQEVDIQVRGPGTCPQVEGLASPQLVPVGWESHLALHIQNLHYFRGLPALYYCWLELPGKLQKLPAFLEETSKDSGLIHCQAQQFHPSMSQRELPVPIYVTRGESQRLDNAHDLHVTLYDCAVGHPDCSHCQAANGSLSCLWCGDGQPSCRYGPLCPPDTVEQLCPTPTIDVIEPLTGPPEGGLAITILGSNLGQAFNDVQNAVTVAGQPCNPDASLYRISARIVCVISPAPNGTAGPVQVAIKSRPPGISTQHFIYQDPVLLSLSPQWGPQSGGTQLTIHGQYLQTGGNIRAFVGDQPCLIQEPVCPEAIICHTMPQAEPGEAVVLVVFGHVERKLLTTPFRYTTNPQLVAAEPSVSFRGGGRLIRVRGIGLDVVWQPLLSVWLEDEDQVKALGGQGQDVNPRRNCGAPAADPQGCIQLESGLLQCSTLCSVNSSSLLLCRSPAVPDGAIPKRVFFALDNMQVDFASASGGQGFLYQPNPRLVPLSHEGLTHPYRLKPGHVLDVEGEGLNLGISKEEVRVHIGDGECLVKTLTLTHLYCEPPHHAPQPANGSGTLPQFVVQMGNVRLALGPVQYEAEPTMATFPVEAQVGLGLGATVLIAAVLLLTLMYRHKSKQALRDYQKVLVQLENLETGVGDQCRKEFTDLMTEMTDLTSDLEASGIPFLDYRTYAERAFFPGHGGCPLQPELEGPGEEDRCATMHQGLTQLSNLLNSKLFLLTLIHTLEEQPNFSQRDRCHVASLLSLALHSKLEYLTDILRTLLGDLAAHYVHRNPKLMLRRALGPPSHRTETMVEKLLTNWLSICLYDFLKEVAGEPLYMLFRAIKYQVDKGPVDAVTGKAKRTLNDSHLLREDVEFRPLTLMALVRPESCGVAGNSEVQRMPARVLDIDTITQVKEKMLDQVYKGTPFSQRPSVHSLDLEWRSGLAGHLTLSDEDLTSVTQNHWKRLNTLQHYKVPDGATVVLIPQLHNGDTVSQRLGQTGCPSGENIPMLEDGDEGGVRLWHLVKATEESEGAKVRHSSLRERERERAGAKAIPEIYLTRLLSMKRTLQKFVDDTFQAILSVNRPVPIAVKYLFDFLDELAEKHGIEDPETLHIWKTNSLLLRFWVNALKNPQLIFDVRVSDNEDAILAVIAQTFIDSCMVSEHKVGRDSPVNKLLYAREIPRYKQMVEKYYADIHQSSPASYQEMNSALAELSGNYTSAPHCLEALRELYNHIHRYYDQIISALEEDPVAQKMQLACRLQQIAALVENKVTDL